In Myxocyprinus asiaticus isolate MX2 ecotype Aquarium Trade chromosome 46, UBuf_Myxa_2, whole genome shotgun sequence, a single window of DNA contains:
- the LOC127435659 gene encoding coiled-coil domain-containing protein 34-like, whose amino-acid sequence MSAFPSSSSKSLTSTPLKSKPSALGSALQRSRSVESTGDSTSSLLSPIYHDSFEHSEEEPEIDEDQPVHNITVTLSEDVAAVSLSRDEVETTGLEDRSSSAQFKLSAWEQWIVDKAKEERIRKQQKAVEELTMKEKQDKQEREQQKKKVASDCKIQEWLQIKREQEKKERVSKEFQKSKEQLQEEKIRAEIEKKAQEKYKEWLRKKKQEEVERKLKEQEEAARREVEERERKEKAEESFKEWLEGVKTKGKLWRPSSACSAGSYNNVNYPTPSFVNPIPWKPIHIPQQDRTPKKNVLHKRTPGPPKSQSTPCLSYKPKDTISFTCKRR is encoded by the exons ATGTCGGCCTTTCCATCCTCGTCGTCCAAGAGTCTCACCTCCACCCCGCTCAAATCCAAACCCAGTGCTCTAGGAAGTGCCCTACAGCGCAGCAGAAGTGTGGAGTCCACCGGGGACTCGACCTCCTCTCTGCTGTCACCCATCTACCACGACAGCTTTGAGCATTCAGAGGAGGAACCAGAAATAGATGAGGATCAACCTGTTCACAACATCACCGTCACGTTAAGTGAAGATGTCGCAGCGGTCTCTCTCTCCAG GGATGAGGTGGAAACAACAGGCCTGGAAGACAGATCTTCTTCTGCACAGTTCAAACTGAGCGCGTGGGAACAGTGGATCGTAGATAAAGCAAAAGAGGAGCGGATCAGAAAGCAACAGAAAGCTGTGGAG GAGCTGACCATGAAGGAAAAACAGGATAAACAGGAGAGAGAACAACAGAAGAAGAAAGTTGCCAGTGACTGCAAAATTCAAGAATGGCTGCAAATAAAACGAGAGCAG gaaaagaaagaaagagtatcCAAAGAATTTCAGAAAAGCAAAGAACAACTTCAAGAGGAGAAAATACGTGCCGAGATTGAAAAAAAAGCCCAGGAGAAATATAAGGAGTGGCTTCGAAAGAAAAAACAAGAGGAGGTGGAGAGAAAGCTAAAAGAGCAG GAGGAGGCGGCCAGAAGAGAAGTAGAAGAGAGGGAACGTAAAGAAAAGGCAGAGGAGAGCTTTAAAGAATGGCTTGAAGGTGTAAAAACTAAAGGAAAACTGTGGCGACCGTCGTCAGCATGCTCAGCTG GCAGCTATAACAATGTGAACTATCCCACTCCGAGCTTCGTCAACCCCATTCCGTGGAAGCCCATTCACATTCCGCAGCAAGACCGAACGCCcaagaaaaatgtgttgcataagAGAACGCCAGGACCACCAAAAAGCCAGTCGACCCCCTGCCTCAGCTACAAACCTAAAGACACCATCAGTTTCACTTGCAAAAGACGGTGA